The Zonotrichia albicollis isolate bZonAlb1 chromosome 6, bZonAlb1.hap1, whole genome shotgun sequence genome window below encodes:
- the ZNF770 gene encoding zinc finger protein 770, with translation MLKTQHCVAAVKIPRKKPYICDMCYKQFETPSKLARHYLIHTGQKPFECHVCNKTFRQLVHLERHQLTHNLPFKCIVCYRNFKNVITFLKHQQLHNENYENDTKQTESYAGSEQDRVSCGIFHCSVCWKPFATEERWMLHQCLKSDQLHGARRRKKKTHTCESCNKTFPSRSKLERHFLIHTGQKPFKCSSCGKSFRQSTHLKIHQLTHTEERPFQCCFCQKGFKIQSKLMKHKQLHARNKTFPNTVCKAKTLKYPRPHNVLEGKWDSFENADTHKSQDNDPHDVHSIYIVPFQCPACDQCFETEHFLKLHKCCYPKDSRNSNNGTTARRHAVNRKNKSLMKLKHTGGKATDFSLTDRKKIKWGHVGSPALVTAREQRCDQHVSTKPPRERRGRRDVHKSVCSRMKRTFAVPLPWQEYPQPPDVGSNLKDMLPGESMLNVGDSLDNKDDALYGSSNDSFFDNPEVLHSAFSSSAKNTHNRHKVCKCDRCEKIFPSSSKLQRHYLIHTGQKPFGCNVCGKAFRQSAHLKRHQLTHTEKRACKSPVCQVEFVNLNKLFNHQGDHTEFMSSQPVGYSGYSQAPSQPSGFQEFELIQSNQAAEIKVEIESGDFVLDTSSRNPQPYLCSKLLEAEQSCYSYWHDFSESTEKSEAVNKLYQCSICFKAFKSPSKLERHHLMHAGQKPFECLVCGKKFRQAPHLKRHHLIHFKESLKLSSTEEQAENVLVLSKQDNVL, from the coding sequence atgttaaaaactcAGCATTGTGTAGCAGCTGTCAAGATACCCAGGAAAAAGCCATATATTTGTGACATGTGCTATAAACAGTTTGAAACCCCATCAAAATTAGCTAGGCATTACCTCATACATACTGGTCAAAAGCCATTTGAATGTCATGTGTGCAATAAAACGTTCAGGCAGTTAGTCCACCTGGAGAGGCATCAGTTAACCCATAATCTGCCTTTTAAGTGTATTGTTTGCTATAGAAACTTCAAAAATGTTATCACTTTCTTAAAGCATCAGCAGCTTCATAATGAAAACTATGAGAATGATACAAAGCAAACAGAAAGCTATGCTGGTTCTGAGCAGGACAGGGTCTCTTGTGGCATATTTCATTGTTCTGTGTGCTGGAAACCCTTTGCAACTGAAGAGAGGTGGATGCTGCATCAGTGTCTCAAGTCAGATCAGCTCCATggtgccagaaggagaaagaagaaaactcaCACTTGTGAATCGTGTAACAAGACATTTCCATCCAGATCCAAGCTAGAAAGGCACTTCCTTATTCACACTGGCCAGAAACCTTTTAAGTGTTCTTCATGTGGCAAATCTTTCAGACAGTCAACACACTTGAAAATTCAtcagctcacacacacagaagaaAGGCCTTTTCAGTGCTGCTTTTGTCAGAAGGGATTTAAAATACAGAGCAAACTCATGAAGCATAAACAGCTCCATGCCAGAAATAAGACTTTCCCCAATACTGTATGCAAAGCAAAGACTCTTAAATATCCCAGACCACACAATGTGttggaaggaaaatgggataGTTTTGAGAATGCTGATACACACAAGTCACAGGACAATGACCCACATGATGTGCACTCAATTTATATTGTACCCTTTCAGTGCCCAGCATGTGACCAGTGTTTTGAAACAGAGCATTTTCTAAAGTTACACAAATGTTGTTATCCAAAAGACAGCAGAAATTCAAATAATGGTACAACAGCACGCAGACACGCAGTCAACAGGAAAAATAAGAGCCTGATGAAACTGAAGCATACTGGAGGAAAGGCAACAGATTTTTCTCTgactgacagaaaaaaaattaaatggggTCACGTTGGAAGTCCTGCCCTGGTCACAGCTAGGGAGCAGCGTTGTGATCAGCACGTGTCCACTAAACCTCCCAGGGAGCGCCGGGGCCGGCGTGACGTGCACAAGTCAGTTTGCAGTCGGATGAAAAGAACGTTTGCTGTGCCATTGCCTTGGCAAGAGTACCCACAGCCTCCTGACGTGGGCAGTAatttaaaagatatgcttcctGGTGAAAGCATGTTAAATGTTGGTGATTCACTGGATAATAAAGATGATGCTTTATATGGTTCGTCAAATGATAGTTTTTTTGATAATCCAGAAGTACTTCACTCTGCTTTTTCATCTTCTGCAAAAAATACACATAACAGACACAAAGTGTGTAAATGTGACAGATGTGAAAAAATTTTTCCATCTTCATCCAAACTTCAAAGACATTATCTTATACACACGGGACAAAAGCCCTTTGGCTGTAATGTTTGTGGGAAGGCATTTAGACAGTCAGCTCACTTGAAAAGACATCAGCTCACCCATACTGAAAAGAGAGCCTGTAAAAGCCCCGTTTGCCAGGTAGAATTTGTAAACCTGAACAAACTTTTCAACCACCAGGGAGATCACACTGAATTTATGTCTTCTCAGCCTGTGGGTTATTCAGGTTACTCTCAAGCACCTTCACAGCCATCTGGCTTTCAAGAATTTGAGCTGATTCAGTCAAACCAAGCAGCTGAAATCAAAGTTGAAATTGAGTCGGGGGATTTTGTTCTTGACACCAGCAGTAGAAACCCACAGCCGTATTTGTGCAGTAAATTGCTGGAAGCAGAGCAAAGCTGTTACAGCTATTGGCATGACTTTTCTGAAAGTACTGAAAAAAGTGAAGCTGTTAACAAATTATATCAATGCAGTATCTGCTTTAAAGCTTTTAAATCTCCTTCAAAGCTTGAAAGACATCACCTAATGCATGCTGGACAGAAGCCATTTGAATGTTTAgtttgtggaaaaaaattcagacaGGCCCCACATTTGAAAAGACACCACCTTATTCACTTTAAAGAGAGCTTAAAGCTTAGTTCCACTGAGGAACAAGCAGAGAATGTATTAGTTTTATCAAAACAGGATAATGTcctatga